Below is a window of Paraburkholderia kururiensis DNA.
GTGTTCGGACGGCTCTCCGTCTACGACAACCTGCGTTGTGCCGTGCTCGCCGCGCGGCGCGGCGGCGTGCGATGGTGGCATCGGTGGATGGACTCGACGCTTGTCGACGCGCGTGCCGATGAAGTGCTGCACGCCATCGGCCTTGCGGCGCAGCGCGACGTGCTCGCCGCGCGTCTAGGCTACGCGCAGCAGCGCGCGCTCGACCTCGGCCTCGCGCTCGCGAGCGACGCCCACATGCTGCTGCTCGACGAGCCCACGGCCGGCATGAACCGCGCCGAAGCCGCGCACGCCATCGAGCTGATCCGCGCGACGACGGCCGGCAAAACGCTGCTCATGATCGAGCACGACATGGACGCCGTGTTCGGACTCGCGGATCGCATCTCGGTGCTCGTGCAGGGCAAGGTCATCGCGACGGGCACGCCCGCGGAGATTCGCGCGCATGCCGCCGTGCGCGCCGCATACCTGGGCGAGGCATTCGCGTGATGGGCGCGCTGCTCGAGATTCGCGGACTACAAGCGTGGTACGGCGCAAGCCAGGTGCTGCACGGCGTCGACCTGCACGTGGAGGCAGGCGAAGTGCTCGCGCTTGCGGGACGCAACGGCTCGGGTCGTTCGACCCTCGCCAAAGCCGTGATGGGGATGGTGCGCACGCAAGGGCAGGTGCGGTTCGCGGGCCACGTGCTGGCGGGCCGGTGCACGTTCGAGATCGCGCGGCTCGGCATCGGTTACGTGCCCGAGCACCGAGACGTGTTCCCCACGCTCACGGTACGCGAGAACCTCGCGCTCGGCATCGCGCCGCGTTCACCGCGTTCGGGGCGTACGCCACGCTTCACGCTCGACG
It encodes the following:
- a CDS encoding ABC transporter ATP-binding protein, yielding MTAALILRGVGKRFGDVKVLRGVDLVVEAGERHALIGPNGAGKSTLFDVITGAARASAGRIELNGADIARLTPARVNHLGLARSFQTTSVFGRLSVYDNLRCAVLAARRGGVRWWHRWMDSTLVDARADEVLHAIGLAAQRDVLAARLGYAQQRALDLGLALASDAHMLLLDEPTAGMNRAEAAHAIELIRATTAGKTLLMIEHDMDAVFGLADRISVLVQGKVIATGTPAEIRAHAAVRAAYLGEAFA